Within Paeniglutamicibacter psychrophenolicus, the genomic segment CTCGATGCCGCGGGCGGTTTCCAGCGGGCCGGATCCGTCCGGTGCCGGGTCCCCTGCGTGGACCTCGACGCATTCGATGGTGCCGTCCCAGGCGAAGTCGCGCCCGGCCACCAGGCCGAAGACGTGCTTGCCCGATTCATTGGCGCCGGTGACCCAGGAGGTGCCCGAGACCACGCGCGGGTCGACCAGGAACAGGATCTTGGAGGAACCCTCCAAGCCCAGCACTGCATTCTCCAGGCCCAGGGCCGGGCCGATGTAGCCCTTGATCAGGGTCGGGTGCTTCTTCAGGTCGTCCTCGGTCGCTGCCTCGAGCTCGACCTCGCCACCGGTTTCCAGGTGGGAAGAGATGTTGGCCTCGACGCGCTTGAGGTCCACGTTGCGGTCCCCGGGCAGGCCGATGGCCACCAGCTGGCGTTCGCCGGTGGGCAGCTTGGCCGCAAGCACCACGTTCTTCAGGGTGTCGGCAGCGGTCCAGGCGCCGTTGGCGCGCGGGGCGACCTCGTTGGCGCAGGCCACCAGCGTCTCGATGGTCGGGGTGTCGGGGGTGTCCTTGACGTCGAAGGCCGGGGCATCGGTGAAGTCGATGTCCTCGGGCACGATCGTGGTCACCGCCTCCACGTTCGCCGCGTAGCCGCCGGCCGAGCGCACGAAGGTGTCCTCGCCGACCGGGGTCGGGTGCAGGAATTCCTCGGACTTGGACCCGCCCATGGCGCCGGCGGTCGCGAAGACCGGCAGGATTTCCAGGCCCAGTCGCGCGAAGATCTTGATGTAGGCCGCGCGGTGGGCCTGGTAGGCCTCTTCGAGGCCCTCGTCGTCGATGTTGAAGGAGTAGGAGTCCTTCATGATGAATTCGCGGCCGCGCAGCAGGCCCGCGCGCGGACGTGCCTCGTCGCGGTACTTGTTCTGGATCTGGTACAGGTAGGCCGGCAGGTCCTTGTAGGAGTTGTACAGGTCCTTGACCAGGAGGGTGAACATTTCCTCGTGGGTGGGGGCCAACAGGTAGTCGGCTCCCTTGCGGTCCTGCAGGCGGAACAGGCCCTCGCCGTACTCGGTCCAGCGGCCGGTGGTCTCGTAGGGTTCGCGCGGCAGCAGGGCCGGGAAGTGGACTTCCTGGGCGCCGATGGCGTTCATTTCCTCGCGGATGATGGCTTCCACCTTGCCCAGCACGCGCAGGCCCAGCGGCAGCCAGGTGTAGATCCCGGGTGCGGCACGGCGGATGTATCCGGCGCGGATCAGCAGCTTGTGGCTGGCGACCTCGGCATCGACCGGGTCTTCGCGCAGCGTGCGCAGGAACAGTGTGGAGAGCTTGAGGACCACGCTAACTTTCCATTTCCGCGGCCTGTTTCCAGACCACAACATAGTGGTGGGAGTGCAAATCTTTGGTGCACCGGCAGGCCGTGGCGGCCGACTCGGGGCCGGCCGCGCTTCGGCAAGGCGGGCCATGTCCTGCGCGCACGGCAAGCCGCGGGCGAAGCATGGCGCCACAAGGCACTTGTCCCATCTTACGTGGCCCACCCGGTGCGCCTTGGCATCGAAGTCCGCGCGGCCCGGTGCATGTGCCCACTTCCCCGGCGGCCGCCGTCCGCCGGTGGCGCGTTCTGCGGGCGGGCGCTTATTTGCCTTCCATATGCAGCAGCGCGAGGTCGATGTATTTCTCGGCTTCCTTCACCGCCTTGCCAAGGTCCTTGGCATTGGAGATGTTGACCGTGACGTTGCTTTGTCCCTTGTACCCGGTCACCGTGAGGGTCTGCATGTTTTGTCCCATCATTTCCACACTGGTGACGGTGGCAATGGTGGTGGTCGCCGAGGTGTTGGCCTTGGCTGGTTCCACGACCGCCGAGACTTCCTGGCCCTGCATCGAGAGGGTGAATTCGCGGCACTTGGTGCTGCTCTTATCGACCTGGGCCAACGCCTGCTCGATGACGTCGGCGGAGTCGTAGGAACCGAGGTTCACGCTGGTCGACAGGTCATTGGCGTCGGCAGGAAAAACGACGGCAGCCATGTTGACCCGGTCCATCATCTCGCTCACGCCGGCCAAGGCAAATGCTCCGCACTCGGCCGGGTCGACTTCCATTCCCGAAAGGATGTCCTCGATCATCGGCGCGCTGGCCCGCAGTTCGGCATCCTCAAGGATCTTGGTGCCGCCCTGGCCGCCCGCCTCGCGGATGGCCTTGGCTACCTTGCCCAGTTCCTTCGCCGTGAGTTGCCCGCCGGCGGCAGCCTTCGGTTCTTCTGAACCTTGGGAAGCCTTGGTGGTTTCGGCGCTTTCGCTGCTGCTTGGTGCAGTGGGCTCGGCCGAGGCCGGCTCCGTGGCTTCCGGTTCATCGAATGGTGCGGGTGAGCTCGCCAACGCTTCGGCGACGTCGGTTTGGCTGGGCTGCGCGGCCTCTTCGGGAGCCGTTGTTCCCCCGCACCCGGAGACGGCAAGCATTGCGGCGATGGGCAAGGCCCACCATGTTGTTTTCTTCATTTTCTCCCCCGAGACGTGTACATGGAACACGGTGCCGGCCACCTGGTTTGCGGCCATGGGCAACACAATACCCATTAAAGCCAGTCAAAAGAGGAATTCTTCGGCAAAGGTTTCCCCGGGGGTTGGGCCCGGTGCCTAGGAGGTCTTTTCTTCCACGAGCTTGAGCACCGTGTCGGCGAGTTCCTCGGCCTGGGCTATGTCTTGCCGGGTGTCGGTTCCGCCCATGACGGCCACCGTGATGACGTTTTGCCCCTCCAGCGCGTTGACCGAAACCGTCGAGATCGTTGTGTCTCCGGCGCTGGTGCTGGTCTGGATGGCGGAGGTCTTCGACGCGGCGGTCTTGGCCGCCAGCGGCTTGACGCCCATCGTGGTTTCCTGTCCCTGCAACGAGAAGGAGAAATTGGCGCAGTCCTTGAGGATCTCCTCGGCCTGGGCCATGTTGGTAGCCGCATCGGCCGGGTCGCCGTAGGAGGCCAGGCCCACCTGGATTCCTTGGAGCGGTGTGGATCCGGGCAGCGACACCGAAACCACGTTCATCTTTTCCAGTTCCTCGGCGATGTCGCCACCGACGAATTCCGTGCAGGATTCCGGGGTGACCTTCATGGCCTTGCGTGCTTTTTCGGCCAGCGGAATCTGGGTCTTTAGCGATTCCTTGTCGATGATGATCGCCTTGTCGTTGTCCCCTGCGACCACGTTGGCGATGTCGGAGAGCGCCCGGGCGTCCAGTTGCCCGGCCGCCGCGGCGGTGGAGCCGGCATCGGCGCAGCCGGTAAGCAGCAGGGCGGCGGCGAGCGGGAACAACAACAGGGCGCGTTTTTTCACGAAAAATCCTCATCAAATGCGGGGCAATGCCGGCGGCAACGGGATGCGGATGCTCCGTCGGCCAAACCCCAAGCTTAGGAGTAGGGGGTGACGGTTGGGGAACCCGCACCGGGGTCCGGGCGCGCCGCCATGGGCGGTTGCTGCGGCAAACGCGTCGCAAGTCCCTACGGGGCCGCAGCCGCCGCGGGCTCGATGCCGCGCATGATTCCGAGCATCGATTCGACGTCGGCCAGCGCCAGGGCGGTGGTTTCCTCCACGGTCCCCTTCACGGTCCTGGTGGCGGTCAGCATCGTGTGCCCGTCAATGGCCCGCACCGAGACCCTCCGGGTCTTGGCCTTCCCGTTGACGCTTTCGAGCATGGTTGCCGAGGTGTACGGGGCCGAGCTGGTGGCTTCCAAGCGCGAAAGCGTGGAGGTGATCTTCTGGCCGTCCGCCGAGACGGTGTACTTGCCGCAGGACTCGTCCAGATGCTGCTGCGCTGCCACGTCGGCCACCAGGGCGTCGCGGTCCCGGTAGGAGGCCACCGTCAGGTCCCCGCCGGCCTCGGGCGGAAGCACGGCGGCCGCCATCGCGGCCTGGTCCAGTTGCTCCTTGAGGCTGCCGATGCCGTAGAGCCCGCACTTGGCCGGGACCACGGTGATGCCCTCGAGCCATTTCTCGGCCGCCGGCAACTGACCGCGCAGGGCGTCCTGGTCGTTGACCTTGGTCCCCGCGGTGGCATCGGCCCACTGCTGCACGGCACCCTTCAGCGCCGCGGCATCGAGGTACGCCAGCTCCGTGGTGGCGCTTGGCTCCCCGGTGGTGGACCCCGGGGTGCTTCCGGGGCCCGGGACCGTCACCGGTCCCTGGTGCGTCGGGGTCTGGGTGGCGGGGTCCGGCGCGTTGCTGCAGCCGGCCACCGCCAGCAGCAGGCAGGCGGTGGCCAGGGCGGTGATGGCCCTGGAGCGGGATTCGTTGGTCCGTGGTGGTGGGGACGTCACGTCTGGCTTTCCGGTCGGCTGCCCACGGTTTGGGGCGCTGTGTCGGTGGTCGGTGGATGCCGGGGGTGCCGGCGGGTCAGAAGAGGATGGTGGCGAATTCGCCGACCTCTTCAAACCCGACCTTGCGGTACGTCGCAATGGCCGGGGCGTTGTAGTCGTTGACGTAGAGACTGGTGGTGGGGGCCAGACGCAGGGCATAGTCGGCAACTGCCGCCATGTAGCCGGCCGCCATGGACTTGCCGCGGTGCTCCGGGTTCATCCAGACGCCCTGGATCTGCGTGGCCCGCGTGGTGACGGTGCCCAGCTCGGCCTTGAAACGAACCGCCCCGCCCTCGTCGAGGTCGATGAGCGAATGCCCGGAATGGATCAGCGAGCGGACCCGGGAGCGGTAGAAAGACCCGCCGTTGGCCAACGGGGAGTAGCCGAGCTCCTCCTCGAACATCTTGGCGCAGGCGGGCAGGACCAGCTCGTACTCCCCCGCATGGCTGGCGCGCAGCGTCCGGTTCGGTTCGATCGCCGGGGTGCCCGTCAGGGTCATCAGCGGCTGGCTGGGCCGGACGCTGAAGGCCTGTTGCGGGCCCTCGGCCAGCACCTTCCACATCCCCATGACCGCGTCGGCGGGGCCGAAGCAGGAGGCGAAGGTGCGGTTCAACGACCTGACGGCCAGCCCGAATTCCTCGGCGTCGTCGGCGGTGATGTTGATCGGGACGATGTTGGCCCCGATCCAGCAGGCCGAGACCAGCAGGCCCCCCTCGAAGCGTCCGATGACCAGCGAGCCGCCCAGGCCCGGGCGGGCCGATCCGGTGACCGAAAGCTGCGCATCCATGAAGATGTTCGCGACCGGGTCGGCCGAAACGAGGGCACGGAGAGAGGCGGTGTCCGCGTCGTCAAGGACGCGGATACCTGGTGCCAGCGGCTCTCCTGCCCCCGGGTTACGTCTAGCCGACGGTAACCACGGGGCCACTTTGGACAGGATTTTCTCCATCCGCGTTCCCCATTTCCTCGGCGATGCGCATCGCCTCTTCAATCAGTGTCTCAACAATCTGGTCTTCGGGCACGGTCTTGATGATTTTGCCCTTCACAAAGATCTGGCCCTTGCCGTTGCCGGAGGCCACACCGAGGTCCGCCTCGCGGGCCTCGCCCGGCCCGTTGACGACGCAACCCATGACGGCCACGCGCAGCGGTACCTCGAGTCCCTCGAGCCCGGCGGTGACCTGGTCGGCCAGCGTGTAGACATCCACCTGGGCGCGGCCGCAGGAGGGGCAGGAGACGATTTCGAGCTTGCGCGGGCGCAGGTTCAGCGACTGCAGGATCTGCGCACCGACCTTGACCTCCTCGACCGGCGGGGCGGAGAGCGAGACGCGGATGGTGTCGCCGATGCCCTTGGACAGCAGGGCGCCGAAGGCCGTGGCCGACTTGATGGTGCCCTGGAAGGCCGGTCCGGCCTCGGTGACGCCCAGGTGCAGCGGCCAGTCGCCGCGTTCGGCCAGCAGCTCGTAGGCGCGGACCATGATGACCGGGTCGTTGTGCTTGACGGAGATCTTGAAGTCGTGGAAGTCGTGTTCCTCGAAGAGCGAGGCTTCCCAGACCGCGGACTCGACCAGCGCCTCGGGGGTTGCCTTGCCGTACTTCTCCATCAGGCGCGGATCCAGCGAGCCGGCGTTGACGCCGATGCGGATGGAGGTGCCGGCGGCCTTGGCGGCGGCGGCGATCTGCTTGACCTGGTCGTCGAACTTTCGGATGTTGCCCGGGTTCACGCGGACCGCGGCACAGCCGGCGTCGATCGCGGCGAAGACGTACTTCGGCTGGAAGTGGATGTCGGCGATCACCGGGATCTGCGACTTCTTCGCGATGATCGGCAACGCCAGGGCGTCGTCGGCCGAGGGGCAGGCAACGCGCACGATGTCACAGCCGGTGGCGGTGAGTTCGGCGATCTGCTGCAGCGTGGCGTTGATGTCGGTGGTGGGAGTCGTGGTCATCGACTGGATGGAAATGGGGCTGTCCGAGCCTACGCCGACGGAGCCCACCTTGATTTGGCGGGTCTTGCGTCGCGGGGCAAGGATCGGTGGCGGTGCCGATGGCATGCCGAGGCTGACCGGGATCGAGGTCAAGATTTCCTCCGTGATGTTGAGTGTGGAAGGTTTTTCCATTATCCCCCCTGCGTGCCCGCTTGCGGGGCCCAAATCTCGCAGGGCGAAGCCCCCAACGCGGGCACGGCGCCAAACGGCCGTGATCACGCGGGGTTTGGAGGATCAGGCGTGGTGAGCGAGCTCACCGGTCACGGGGCTCCATTCGGTGATCCGCAGCACCGCAATGGCGCCATGGATCGCGAAGGGGTCGTTGGCCAGGGTCTCGGCCAGTGCGGCCTGGGTCGGGGAGGAAATCAGCAACAGGGCGCCGGAACCATCGACGTAGGGGCCGGAGGCGACCAGGGCGAGGCCGTCTCCGTTGGCGCCGAGACCGGCAAGGAATTCACGGTGCTTGGGGCGATGCTCATCGCGCGTGGCGTCGGAACCGGCGGCGTACACGTATTCAACTGCGAAAACACTCATGGGCACCAGCGTATACGGAACCCTGCCACTTCCCGGCACCGAGGCATTGAGCCCGGCGGGCCCCTTCCGGGCCCTTGCCCCGCCCCGTAGGGCCTCGGGCCGCATGTCGGCACGGGGTTCCCCACTGCCTCGTCGTCCCGGGCCGAAACCCCTGGCTTCGGGCCACCCGCTGGTTGGCTGCTGGCCGCACGGCGGTGTATCTTGGGGTCCATAAACACCGGCCCCTCTGACTGCCACCGACTTTTACGTCACCGTCAGCCCAAGGGCCGGTTTTCGTCTTAACAATCCAGGGGATTCGCCGCTTGCTGCCTGCCGTTTCACCGTGAGCCGGAGGCAAATCCGAATCGGTCAGGATTCGAGAAGTACCTCCGGGGCTTCCTCCGTAGGATGGGTTCCAGGAACACCCACGCAACCACCACGGAGGAATAGAACCATGTCCGACACGGAATCAACCACTGCCGACGGAAGCTTCTCCACCCAGGAACGCGCGGCTATGAAGTCCCGCGCCAAGGAACTGAAGACCGAGGCCAAGCGGGCCAGTGCCGCCCAGAAGGCAGCAGCGGATGCCGCCGATGTGTCGGCCAAGATCGCCGCGATGCCCGAGGGCGACAGGCAGATGGCCGAGCGCCTCCACTCGATCGTCGCCGAGGTGGCCCCGGACCTGGCCCCGAAGCTCTACTACGGCCAGCCGGGGTATGCCCGTGACGGGAAGGTCGTGTGCTTCTTCCGCAGCGGGCAGATGGACAAGCTGCGCTACTCCACGTTCGGCCTCAGTCCCCATGCCGCACTCGACACCAGCGACGGGCTGTGGCCGACGTCCTACGCACTGCATAACGCCACCGAGAAGGCCTGGGACCAGGTGGCCGAACTCATCGGTCGCGCGGCTACCGCGCCCTCCGACTCCTAAGGATCATCCATGCCCTTCTCATTGAATTCCCTCTCCGTTTCCTGCCTGGACGTGCCCGCGGCCGCCGACTTCTACCGAAACGTCTTCTCGACCCCGGCCACGGCTGACGGCGAATCCATCGCCATTGACCTGCACGGGACCGGACGCCTCGAGCTCGTCCCGGCACAGCCCGCCGAATCGGCTCCCGGCCCGAGCACCGCCTACCAACGTTCCGTGCTGACCTACATCCTTCCCGGGCCCAGCGATGTCCGGGCCGTGATGGATTCCGCCGCTGCCCACGGCGCCGACATCTTCAAGCCCGCCCGGAAGGCACTCTTCGGCTCGTTCTCCGGGTCGTTCATGGCACCGGACGGGACCGTCTGGAAACTGGCAGCCGCCGGAAAGGACACCGCTTCCCCGGAAGGTGTCGCGCGGCCCACCGAGACCACGGTGATCCTCGGCGTCAGGGAGCCCAAGGCCTCGAAGGCGTTCTACGCCGCGCTCGGGATGAGCGTGGACCGGGACTATGGCAACAAGTACATCGACTTCGTGCCCGCGGACGGCGCCTCCCGGCTCTGCCTGATGCAGGAGCCGGTGCTCGCCAAGGACGTGGGCGCCGGGGACCCGCACGTCGGCAGCTCCACGGTCACGCTCACGCACCATGCCGCATCGCCCGCCGAAGCGGAGCGGATCGTTTCGGCCGCCGTCGCCGGCGGCGGCACGCAAACCGGCCACCAGGATCCGGGCCTGGCCATGATCGCTGACCCCGATGGCCACCGCTGGCTCATCTCTGCCCCGCGTCCCTGAGCCAAGGGAAGCTCCCGCCTCGCCTTCCGAACACAAGGATCCATGTGGCAGCGAAAATAGACTTCAAGAACACGCTTGAGGGCTACCGGGCGAAACACGGTGAATTCCGGGTCCTGGACATTCCCGAGATGCAGTACCTGATGGTTGACGGGCTCGGCGACCCGAACAGCTCCCCGGCCTTTGCCGAGGCACTCGAGGCCCTGTACCCGGTGGCGTACAAGCTGAAGTTTGCCAGCAAGCTGGAGCTTGACCGAGACTACGTCGTCCCTCCCCTGGAGGGCCTGTGGTGGGCCGGGGACATGGACTCCTTCACGGTGTCCCGCGACAAGTCGCGGTGGGACTGGACGATGATGCTGATGGTGCCCGAATGGATCGAGCGGGACATTTTCGAGGCCGCCCTCGGGAAGGTGGGCTCGAAGAATCCACCGGTGCGCCCGGGCGATGTCCGTCTGGGGTCCCTGGCCGAGGGCCGTTGCGTGCAGATCCTGCACGTGGGCTCCTTCGACGATGAGGGGCCGGTCCTGGAACGGATGCACCACGAGTTCATCCCCCGCCACGGGCTCCGGCTCGAGGGCAAGCACCACGAGATCTACCTCAGTGATTTCCGCAGGACCGCCCCGGAGAAGCAGCGCACTATCCTTCGCCAACCCGTTGTCGCGGCGTAGCCGGGCAGCAGCGCCCGCCCTCCGGTAGGCCCGTGGCGGGCGAATGCCTGAGTGGGTCCATCCGCAGCTGTTCGCACCCTGATTCGGGGCGCGAACGCCCGCGGATTCCCCAGTCGATTTCCGCGGTGCTCCCTGGCCGGTAAGCCTCCGCCGTTGCGGCCGAGAGCCTTTTCGCACCGGAAATCACCGCACGCCTGATCCAGGCCTTTGTATCCCGCCCGCCGGTTCCTGCCGGGTTGCCCGAGGTCCTGCGGCCGTTGACCGGCAGGGAGCTGGAGGTCTTTTCCGCGCTGTCGCTGGGGTTGTCGAACGCGGAGATCGGGGCCCGGCTGTACTTGGGCGAAACCACCGTGAAGACCCACGTCACCAAGATCCTGGGCAAGCTCGGGCTGCGCGACAGGAACCAGGCGGTGGTACTGGCCTACGAGTGCGGGTACCGCTCCCCCTGCGGCGGATCTTGAGACGCGGCGGAAAAGCGGCAGCCCATGAAGTTTGTGGAGCACTGTGTATCCGCGATCCAACGGGAACCCACCGCCGCAGCACCGTCCACCTCACAGCGTGGCGCCCATGCACCTATGCGTTCGTCTGGGTGAAGGGCAGGGTTCATGCCGTCATCCGGCGTCCTCGGCAGCGATCGCCTGCGCGACGGCGGCAAGGGACACCGTCACGTCATCGTCGTCCGTGGCCCAGTTGCTCACCGAGATTCGCAGGACGTCCCTGCCCGCCCAGCGAGAGCCTGACATCCAGGTCGTGCCGTCGGCAATGATCCGCGCCGTGATGCTCCGGGTCCGCTCGTCGGAGCCGAAGCTCACGCACACCTGGGTGAAGACAACGTCGTTGAGCACGTCAACGCCGGGCATACGCTCCAGTGCCTGGGCAAATGCCTGCGCGTGGGCAACCAGCTCGTCGACGAGTGCCGCGACACCGGAGCGTCCGAGTGAGCGCAACGCTGCCCACACGGGCACGCCACGAGCACGGCGGGAAAACTCAGGGACCTTTTCGAACGGGTCGCCGGGGCCGCGGTCGTCGTTCACCAAGTAGCTGGTGTGCACGCCGAAAACCGAGCGGACCACTTCGGGCCTTGACACGATGGCCACCCCGCAGTCGTAGGGGACATTGAGCGTCTTGTGTGCATCAGTTGCCCACGAGTCGCAGTTCTCGAGCCCGGCGAGCCGATGGCGGTGCGTCGGGCTTGCGGCAGCCCACAGCCCGAAAGCGCCGTCAACATGCACCCAGGCCCCGTGCCCATGGGCAATGTCAGCAGCCTCGGCCATGGGGTCGCACGCCCCGGAATGCAGGTTTCCGGCCTGCAGGCAGACGATCGCCGGCCCGCTGGCAGCCTCCAGCGCCTTGGCAAGCGCGCCAGGGATCAGGCGTCCCTGCGCGTCGACCGCGACCTCGGCAGGCTTGCCGAGTCCGAGGTATTTGAGCGCGAGGTCAACGGAGGCATGGCGTTCTCCGCCGACAAGGACCCTCACCCTGGGTGCTCCCGCCAGACCGTCGGTGTCGAGATCCCAGCCAGCTTCATTGAGCACATGCGCCCTGGCCGCGGCAAGCCCGACGAAATTTGCTCCTGTTGCACCGGTGGTGAATCCGACATCGGCCCCGGCCGGCAGCCCCAACAGCTCAAGCAGCCAGATTCCGGCGGCCTCTTCGGCTGCAGCGGTGGCCGGAGTGGCAAAGCGCATGGCCGCGTTTTGGTCCCAGGCACTGACCAACCAGTCCGCAGCCAGTGCAGCAGGGAGAGTGCCACCAATGACCCAGCCAAAGAACCTGCCCGAGGGCATCGCCATCAACCCTGGCTCCGCGAGGCGTGCGAGTTCGTCGACGACGGAACCCGCGTCCATTGGTTGCTCCTGCAGGGGTGCCGAGAACTTGGCGAACAGCTCGTCGGCGTTTATCCGGGGACCGACGGCACGTGCTGGGAGGGACTCGAGCCAGCCACTTGCGTGCGCATGCGCGCGGTCAAGGGCGGCGCGATACTCCCCGGCCTGTCCGTGGGTTTTCATGACCTCGATGCCTCCAAACTGCAGCACGGTTGGAGCTGCCGGAAAGGGTGTCTGCCGGTGGGACATTACGATACGCCGCCAACAACATCGCGGACAGGGTGCCAAGGCCATTGCGACCACGATGGCTACGCCGATCCACCATCCGCCGCCCGGGCAATACCGCCCAGGCCGAGGCGCAGAGCACTGCCGGCCAACGGTGGGCAAGGAAGTTTCCGGGCACTTAGGCAGGATCCGACGCGTCGATCCGTTGGGCCAGGTTGTTCAGTCCGGCGAGGATCAACTTTCCGTAACCGTCGTTGTCCAGTGCGTCGGCGTGTGCCAGTCCCTGGTCCAGGTGCTCCCGGGCAAGTGCGGTCCTGCCCTGGCGGTGATACCCATCGGCGAGATTCAGCTGCAGCGATGGCTGCAGTCCCTGCGCCGAAGCAATGCCGAGCGGCGCAAGAGCGTCATCCGCCAGGAAGCCGTGTTCATCAAGTGCGGCCTGGTCCCAGGCGACTTCCTTGTCCAGCTGGCTCTGGGTGTCGGCCAGGTAGTGGGCCAGGATGCACCGATGGGCATGGTCAGCTGGAACTGTGGCATTCCAGCAGTCCATCAGGAGTTCTTGACCGCGTTCACTGTCTCCACCGAGTGCCACGGAGATGGCAGCGGTGATTGTTGTCCAGTCGATCATGCTCGGTCCTTCGCGCTTGAATCATCTTGTTGAATCCAACGCTACCGACCGGCCACTTGGCGGGTATTGGACGAATCGGACATTCGAGGCGACCGCGAACGCCTTGGTGGGAGGTTCGCCTGCCAATTGGCGGGTTTCCCGGTTGAGGTGGGACTGGTCGAAGTAGCCCGTTGCCACCGCCAGGTTGGACAGATCCGGGTTCCCGAGGCGCGGCACTCTTGCCGCGGCGCGGTGCAGTCGGGAGATCCGCATCAGTATCGAGGGCGGCAGACCGAAGTATGTCAGACACCGGCGGTGCAGCTGACGGACGGACAGCCCTGAGATGTCGGCCAGTTCGGCCACGCTGTGCTCGCCCGCCCGAATCCGGCCAGCAATCCGGGGAATCCACGGATCGACGGCCAGGTGTGACGCCCTGTCGTTGACCATTGCTGTCAAATGGTCGGCTGGCGTCCCGGGCAGAAGGCGGTTTTCAGAGATCGGTTCGGTTGGCCATCCCGGGAGTTCCTCGACCGCAATCCGGGCATCCAGGAAATTGTTCAGGGGCTCCCCCGCGATGGCTTGGCCCCAGTGCATGGCTATGCGAACGCCAACGACCTCCACGCCTGATCGTTCCGGTCTCCAGGGCCGCGATTGGGGGCCAAGCCACCATATGCGTCCCTCGATGAGGACAAGGCCGGTCAATCCGTCCGGAGGTACCGCGGGGACCGATCGATTGCCGGTCGTCAACGAATAACGGGCCTCCACCAGGTTCGCGGCGAGAGATGGCCGGCCGTTTCCCGTGGGCGCCGACGCGATCATGACCGAGCCAAGATTCCGGGCCGCAGTTCTCTCCATGCGCATCACTATAGC encodes:
- a CDS encoding pyridoxal phosphate-dependent decarboxylase family protein, whose translation is MKTHGQAGEYRAALDRAHAHASGWLESLPARAVGPRINADELFAKFSAPLQEQPMDAGSVVDELARLAEPGLMAMPSGRFFGWVIGGTLPAALAADWLVSAWDQNAAMRFATPATAAAEEAAGIWLLELLGLPAGADVGFTTGATGANFVGLAAARAHVLNEAGWDLDTDGLAGAPRVRVLVGGERHASVDLALKYLGLGKPAEVAVDAQGRLIPGALAKALEAASGPAIVCLQAGNLHSGACDPMAEAADIAHGHGAWVHVDGAFGLWAAASPTHRHRLAGLENCDSWATDAHKTLNVPYDCGVAIVSRPEVVRSVFGVHTSYLVNDDRGPGDPFEKVPEFSRRARGVPVWAALRSLGRSGVAALVDELVAHAQAFAQALERMPGVDVLNDVVFTQVCVSFGSDERTRSITARIIADGTTWMSGSRWAGRDVLRISVSNWATDDDDVTVSLAAVAQAIAAEDAG
- a CDS encoding AraC family transcriptional regulator; translation: MEVVGVRIAMHWGQAIAGEPLNNFLDARIAVEELPGWPTEPISENRLLPGTPADHLTAMVNDRASHLAVDPWIPRIAGRIRAGEHSVAELADISGLSVRQLHRRCLTYFGLPPSILMRISRLHRAAARVPRLGNPDLSNLAVATGYFDQSHLNRETRQLAGEPPTKAFAVASNVRFVQYPPSGRSVALDSTR